One genomic region from Vitis riparia cultivar Riparia Gloire de Montpellier isolate 1030 chromosome 17, EGFV_Vit.rip_1.0, whole genome shotgun sequence encodes:
- the LOC117905070 gene encoding 2-oxoglutarate and iron-dependent oxygenase JMJD4 isoform X3 — protein MGLRIGGEIEKENGDELSYSDFVERYLMKNQPVVLRGLMDGWRACKDWVTHTGQPNLEFFSTHFGKSIVQVADCGTREFTDQKRMEMSVAEFIDHWLKDSANYHVNATTNEHGKPLLYLKDWHFVKEYPEYLAYTTPLFFRDDWLNLYLDNYSMHNESDACQEKNEISCSDYRFVYMGAKGTWTPLHADVFRSYSWSANVCGKKKWLFLPPSQSHLVFDRNMKSSVYNICEDVNEAKFPGFKKAVWLECIQEQDEIIFVPSGWYHQVHNLIPPSAPQQHHHPLGHSWHKTYWPVRFVGMEDTISINHNWFNAYNLSWVWDLLLKDYNEAKEYIEDVRDICDDFEGLCQRNLAANTGFGFTMYTMFF, from the exons ATGGGTCTCAGAATCGGGGGCGAAATAGAGAAGGAAAATGGCGACGAGCTGAGTTACAGTGACTTCGTGGAGAGGTACCTTATGAAGAATCAACCTGTTGTTCTAAGAGGGCTTATGGATGGATGGAGGGCTTGTAAAGATTGGGTCACTCACACTGGACAGCCTAATCTCGAATTTTTCTCTACCCACTTTGGAAAATCCATTGTTCAG GTTGCAGATTGTGGTACCAGAGAGTTCACTGATCAAAAGCGAATGGAAATGTCTGTTGCGGAGTTCATTGACCACTGGCTCAAGGATTCTGCAAATTATCATGTTAATGCTACAACTAATGAGCATGGGAAGCCACTGCTATATTTGAAAGACTGGCATTTTGTAAAG GAGTATCCAGAATATTTAGCGTACACAACTCCGCTATTCTTTCGTGATGATTGGCTCAACCTGTATCTCGACAATTATAGTATGCATAATGAATCCGATGCTTGtcaagagaaaaatgaaattagttgCTCTGATTATCGGTTTGTTTACATGGGAGCAAAAG GTACATGGACTCCCCTTCATGCCGATGTCTTCAGATCCTATAGTTGGTCGGCTAATGTGTGTGGGAAGAAGAAATGGCTTTTTTTGCCTCCTTCACAAAGTCATCTTGTTTTTGACAG AAATATGAAAAGTTCTGTATATAATATCTGTGAGGATGTCAATGAAGCAAAATTTCCTGGGTTTAAGAAG GCTGTTTGGTTAGAATGCATTCAAGAACAAGATGAAATTATCTTTGTGCCCAGTGGATGGTATCATCAAGTTCACAATCTG ATTCCCCCATCAGCTCCCCAACAGCACCATCACCCCTTAGGACACTCCTGGCATAAGACTTATTGGCCTGTCAGATTTGTAGGAATG GAAGATACAATATCAATAAACCACAACTGGTTCAATGCCTATAATCTTTCTTGGGTT TGGGATTTGCTTTTGAAAGACTACAATGAGGCTAAGGAGTACATAGAGGATGTCAGGGACATATGTGATGATTTTGAAGGTCTCTGCCAGCGCAATCTTGCAGCTAACACAG gatttgggttcaCAATGTATACCATGTTCTTTTAA
- the LOC117905070 gene encoding 2-oxoglutarate and iron-dependent oxygenase JMJD4 isoform X1, translated as MGLRIGGEIEKENGDELSYSDFVERYLMKNQPVVLRGLMDGWRACKDWVTHTGQPNLEFFSTHFGKSIVQVADCGTREFTDQKRMEMSVAEFIDHWLKDSANYHVNATTNEHGKPLLYLKDWHFVKEYPEYLAYTTPLFFRDDWLNLYLDNYSMHNESDACQEKNEISCSDYRFVYMGAKGTWTPLHADVFRSYSWSANVCGKKKWLFLPPSQSHLVFDRNMKSSVYNICEDVNEAKFPGFKKAVWLECIQEQDEIIFVPSGWYHQVHNLIPPSAPQQHHHPLGHSWHKTYWPVRFVGMEDTISINHNWFNAYNLSWVWDLLLKDYNEAKEYIEDVRDICDDFEGLCQRNLAANTGMNFCDFFIFIACFSFANLVQLYHLHRVNENPSWCLFPKAKHLALNLLSAQKIVLKMKTVDALAGDHALLLDLRKMMDDSKFLELCSGLDRTYRGIHKEQQQNYDKKETLMDGLGDLDFIVKSCSQIYAPEDLVSFIDSAVKKLSRAFNRESPLLPELDELRSPDAQ; from the exons ATGGGTCTCAGAATCGGGGGCGAAATAGAGAAGGAAAATGGCGACGAGCTGAGTTACAGTGACTTCGTGGAGAGGTACCTTATGAAGAATCAACCTGTTGTTCTAAGAGGGCTTATGGATGGATGGAGGGCTTGTAAAGATTGGGTCACTCACACTGGACAGCCTAATCTCGAATTTTTCTCTACCCACTTTGGAAAATCCATTGTTCAG GTTGCAGATTGTGGTACCAGAGAGTTCACTGATCAAAAGCGAATGGAAATGTCTGTTGCGGAGTTCATTGACCACTGGCTCAAGGATTCTGCAAATTATCATGTTAATGCTACAACTAATGAGCATGGGAAGCCACTGCTATATTTGAAAGACTGGCATTTTGTAAAG GAGTATCCAGAATATTTAGCGTACACAACTCCGCTATTCTTTCGTGATGATTGGCTCAACCTGTATCTCGACAATTATAGTATGCATAATGAATCCGATGCTTGtcaagagaaaaatgaaattagttgCTCTGATTATCGGTTTGTTTACATGGGAGCAAAAG GTACATGGACTCCCCTTCATGCCGATGTCTTCAGATCCTATAGTTGGTCGGCTAATGTGTGTGGGAAGAAGAAATGGCTTTTTTTGCCTCCTTCACAAAGTCATCTTGTTTTTGACAG AAATATGAAAAGTTCTGTATATAATATCTGTGAGGATGTCAATGAAGCAAAATTTCCTGGGTTTAAGAAG GCTGTTTGGTTAGAATGCATTCAAGAACAAGATGAAATTATCTTTGTGCCCAGTGGATGGTATCATCAAGTTCACAATCTG ATTCCCCCATCAGCTCCCCAACAGCACCATCACCCCTTAGGACACTCCTGGCATAAGACTTATTGGCCTGTCAGATTTGTAGGAATG GAAGATACAATATCAATAAACCACAACTGGTTCAATGCCTATAATCTTTCTTGGGTT TGGGATTTGCTTTTGAAAGACTACAATGAGGCTAAGGAGTACATAGAGGATGTCAGGGACATATGTGATGATTTTGAAGGTCTCTGCCAGCGCAATCTTGCAGCTAACACAG GCATGAACTTCTGTGATTTCTTCATCTTCATAGCATGCTTCTCATTTGCCAACTTGGTCCAGCTTTATCACCTTCATAGAGTCAATGAAAATCCCAGTTGGTGTTTATTCCCTAAAGCAAAACATTTAGCTTTGAACCTTCTTTCCGCTCAGAAAATTGTATTGAAGATGAAAACCGTAGATGCTCTGGCCGGAGATCATGCTTTGTTGCTGGATTTGAGGAAAATGATGGATGATTCAAAGTTCCTTGAACTGTGCTCTGGCTTGGACAGAACGTATAGGGGGATACACAAGGAACAACAACAAAATTATGATAAGAAGGAAACTTTGATGGATGGCTTGGGGGATTTGGATTTTATTGTGAAGTCATGTTCTCAGATCTATGCTCCCGAAGATCTTGTTAGTTTTATAGACTCTGCTGTTAAAAAACTTAGCAGAGCTTTCAACAGAGAAAGCCCTCTGCTGCCTGAATTAGATGAACTTAGGAGTCCGGATGCTcagtaa
- the LOC117905070 gene encoding 2-oxoglutarate and iron-dependent oxygenase JMJD4 isoform X2 has translation MGLRIGGEIEKENGDELSYSDFVERYLMKNQPVVLRGLMDGWRACKDWVTHTGQPNLEFFSTHFGKSIVQVADCGTREFTDQKRMEMSVAEFIDHWLKDSANYHVNATTNEHGKPLLYLKDWHFVKEYPEYLAYTTPLFFRDDWLNLYLDNYSMHNESDACQEKNEISCSDYRFVYMGAKGTWTPLHADVFRSYSWSANVCGKKKWLFLPPSQSHLVFDRNMKSSVYNICEDVNEAKFPGFKKAVWLECIQEQDEIIFVPSGWYHQVHNLEDTISINHNWFNAYNLSWVWDLLLKDYNEAKEYIEDVRDICDDFEGLCQRNLAANTGMNFCDFFIFIACFSFANLVQLYHLHRVNENPSWCLFPKAKHLALNLLSAQKIVLKMKTVDALAGDHALLLDLRKMMDDSKFLELCSGLDRTYRGIHKEQQQNYDKKETLMDGLGDLDFIVKSCSQIYAPEDLVSFIDSAVKKLSRAFNRESPLLPELDELRSPDAQ, from the exons ATGGGTCTCAGAATCGGGGGCGAAATAGAGAAGGAAAATGGCGACGAGCTGAGTTACAGTGACTTCGTGGAGAGGTACCTTATGAAGAATCAACCTGTTGTTCTAAGAGGGCTTATGGATGGATGGAGGGCTTGTAAAGATTGGGTCACTCACACTGGACAGCCTAATCTCGAATTTTTCTCTACCCACTTTGGAAAATCCATTGTTCAG GTTGCAGATTGTGGTACCAGAGAGTTCACTGATCAAAAGCGAATGGAAATGTCTGTTGCGGAGTTCATTGACCACTGGCTCAAGGATTCTGCAAATTATCATGTTAATGCTACAACTAATGAGCATGGGAAGCCACTGCTATATTTGAAAGACTGGCATTTTGTAAAG GAGTATCCAGAATATTTAGCGTACACAACTCCGCTATTCTTTCGTGATGATTGGCTCAACCTGTATCTCGACAATTATAGTATGCATAATGAATCCGATGCTTGtcaagagaaaaatgaaattagttgCTCTGATTATCGGTTTGTTTACATGGGAGCAAAAG GTACATGGACTCCCCTTCATGCCGATGTCTTCAGATCCTATAGTTGGTCGGCTAATGTGTGTGGGAAGAAGAAATGGCTTTTTTTGCCTCCTTCACAAAGTCATCTTGTTTTTGACAG AAATATGAAAAGTTCTGTATATAATATCTGTGAGGATGTCAATGAAGCAAAATTTCCTGGGTTTAAGAAG GCTGTTTGGTTAGAATGCATTCAAGAACAAGATGAAATTATCTTTGTGCCCAGTGGATGGTATCATCAAGTTCACAATCTG GAAGATACAATATCAATAAACCACAACTGGTTCAATGCCTATAATCTTTCTTGGGTT TGGGATTTGCTTTTGAAAGACTACAATGAGGCTAAGGAGTACATAGAGGATGTCAGGGACATATGTGATGATTTTGAAGGTCTCTGCCAGCGCAATCTTGCAGCTAACACAG GCATGAACTTCTGTGATTTCTTCATCTTCATAGCATGCTTCTCATTTGCCAACTTGGTCCAGCTTTATCACCTTCATAGAGTCAATGAAAATCCCAGTTGGTGTTTATTCCCTAAAGCAAAACATTTAGCTTTGAACCTTCTTTCCGCTCAGAAAATTGTATTGAAGATGAAAACCGTAGATGCTCTGGCCGGAGATCATGCTTTGTTGCTGGATTTGAGGAAAATGATGGATGATTCAAAGTTCCTTGAACTGTGCTCTGGCTTGGACAGAACGTATAGGGGGATACACAAGGAACAACAACAAAATTATGATAAGAAGGAAACTTTGATGGATGGCTTGGGGGATTTGGATTTTATTGTGAAGTCATGTTCTCAGATCTATGCTCCCGAAGATCTTGTTAGTTTTATAGACTCTGCTGTTAAAAAACTTAGCAGAGCTTTCAACAGAGAAAGCCCTCTGCTGCCTGAATTAGATGAACTTAGGAGTCCGGATGCTcagtaa